In Hyalangium minutum, a single window of DNA contains:
- a CDS encoding HTTM domain-containing protein, whose protein sequence is MPRWLLRPVDVASLAVLRIAFGAVMAAAILRYFLKGWIHAYYVAPSFFFTFPGFGWVKPLSAVGMYALFAVLGVAAVGVMLGLFYRACMLVLAVGFSYVQLLDRTHYLNHYYLACLLAFLMALMPLEGLWSLDARRRPELRRDTVPAWCLWTLRAQLMVAYAFSGMAKLQPDWLLHGQPLVQWLDGTPVARALAPVVPLPVLALGASWGGMLVVLLGPPFMLWRRTRPVAYAALLSFHLMTGLLLNIGVFPWMAASLLLLFFEPDWPRRALAWARTGTLSAPTAESPAPALERRPAAWLTVLLCVHFTVQVLVPLRHWLYPGPVLWNEEGFLFSWHMKIMEKRAHARFEATDPASGERWEVEPLRYLTDKQAYRMVTHPDMLATFARHVSEEYARQGQPGVEVRAWVAVRLNGRPRQLLVDPTVDLAAYRYSLSPRPWILPLEGPGARLATP, encoded by the coding sequence ATGCCCCGGTGGCTGCTTCGGCCCGTGGACGTGGCCTCGTTGGCGGTGCTCCGCATCGCCTTCGGCGCGGTCATGGCCGCCGCGATCCTGCGCTACTTCCTCAAGGGGTGGATCCACGCCTACTACGTGGCTCCCTCCTTCTTCTTCACGTTTCCCGGGTTCGGGTGGGTGAAGCCTCTGTCGGCCGTGGGGATGTACGCCCTCTTTGCCGTGCTGGGGGTGGCGGCGGTGGGGGTCATGCTGGGCCTGTTCTACCGGGCGTGCATGCTCGTGCTGGCCGTGGGGTTCTCGTACGTCCAGCTGCTGGACCGGACGCACTACCTGAACCACTACTACCTGGCGTGCCTGCTGGCCTTCCTCATGGCGCTGATGCCGCTGGAGGGGCTCTGGTCGCTGGATGCACGGCGCCGCCCGGAACTGCGCCGGGACACCGTGCCCGCCTGGTGCCTGTGGACGCTGCGCGCGCAGCTGATGGTGGCGTATGCCTTCTCGGGGATGGCGAAGCTTCAGCCGGATTGGCTGCTCCACGGCCAGCCCCTGGTGCAGTGGCTGGATGGCACTCCGGTGGCCCGTGCGCTGGCACCCGTGGTGCCACTGCCCGTCCTGGCGCTCGGGGCGAGCTGGGGAGGCATGCTCGTCGTGCTGCTAGGCCCTCCATTCATGCTGTGGAGGCGCACGCGGCCGGTGGCTTATGCCGCCCTGTTGTCCTTCCATTTGATGACGGGGCTGCTGCTCAACATCGGCGTGTTCCCGTGGATGGCGGCCTCGCTGCTGCTCCTGTTCTTCGAGCCGGACTGGCCGCGTCGGGCGCTTGCGTGGGCTCGTACGGGGACGCTGTCTGCACCCACGGCGGAGAGCCCAGCGCCCGCGCTGGAGCGGCGGCCCGCGGCGTGGCTCACCGTGCTGCTGTGCGTGCACTTCACCGTGCAGGTGCTGGTGCCGCTGCGGCACTGGCTCTACCCGGGGCCAGTGCTCTGGAACGAGGAGGGGTTCCTCTTCTCCTGGCACATGAAGATCATGGAGAAGCGGGCCCACGCGCGCTTCGAGGCCACGGATCCAGCCTCCGGTGAGCGCTGGGAGGTGGAGCCGCTGCGCTACCTCACCGACAAGCAGGCGTACCGGATGGTGACCCACCCGGACATGCTGGCCACCTTCGCGCGTCACGTCTCGGAGGAGTACGCGCGCCAGGGACAACCCGGAGTGGAAGTGCGAGCCTGGGTGGCCGTCCGATTGAACGGGCGGCCCCGCCAACTCCTCGTGGACCCAACGGTGGACCTGGCGGCGTACCGGTACAGCCTCTCGCCCCGGCCCTGGATTCTCCCGCTGGAGGGCCCTGGGGCTCGGCTCGCGACTCCCTGA
- a CDS encoding serine/threonine protein kinase translates to MHPSTLPPGSIVGSWRLLGLASQGSFGAVFRAESTTAPESGPVALKFALQPGDPRFALEAAFLSRMKHPNLPLLRDSGEWHSPSGTTYSFLVMDWEEGLPLYSWARLRPRSSREVLRVLAQGARALQAIHSAGGLHRDVKGDHFLVRPEDGHAVLVDFGSCTFRGAPVITRNSGPPSTPEYLSPQSLVHQWRFRRDPTARYEPSVADDVYALGVTAYRLVTERYPLIADDDSGTDEGQDDSLPIIPKLVPADVLVQLSPELALWIRQLLSVEPSARGTPAELVRGLERSANTEGAKADKPIGPIRAHSAPRKAIPQQKPPPPMPSRALRWKVWFGATALTLVLVAGGGGLLHAQMEQSSSSGQPPTLMQQFPTVHAETSGLGELELPEPLNPSEPMPPHEGINAPIPDGPLQGQRTPPCRKPLVEINGGCWSLVGNETPPCSDITYEWRKQCYLPFMAPSRPLNTREK, encoded by the coding sequence ATGCACCCCTCTACCCTTCCTCCAGGTTCGATCGTCGGCTCCTGGCGCCTGCTGGGTCTGGCCTCCCAAGGCTCCTTTGGTGCCGTCTTCCGCGCGGAGAGCACCACCGCTCCCGAGTCAGGCCCCGTCGCTCTCAAGTTCGCGCTCCAGCCAGGGGATCCCCGCTTTGCCCTGGAGGCAGCGTTTCTCTCCCGCATGAAGCACCCGAACTTGCCCCTCCTGCGGGACTCGGGCGAGTGGCACAGCCCCAGCGGCACGACCTACTCGTTCCTGGTCATGGACTGGGAGGAGGGTCTGCCCCTGTACTCCTGGGCCCGGCTCCGGCCCCGCTCCTCGCGGGAGGTGCTGCGCGTCCTGGCTCAAGGCGCCCGCGCACTCCAAGCCATCCATTCCGCCGGTGGGCTCCACCGCGACGTCAAAGGGGACCATTTCCTCGTGCGCCCCGAAGATGGGCACGCCGTGCTGGTGGACTTCGGCTCCTGCACCTTCCGCGGCGCTCCCGTCATCACCCGCAACTCCGGGCCTCCCAGCACGCCCGAATACCTCAGCCCTCAGTCCCTCGTTCACCAGTGGAGGTTCCGCCGGGATCCCACAGCTCGCTATGAGCCCTCTGTTGCGGATGACGTGTACGCCCTGGGCGTCACTGCCTACCGGCTCGTCACCGAGCGTTACCCGCTCATCGCCGACGACGACTCCGGAACGGATGAGGGCCAGGACGACTCCCTCCCCATCATTCCCAAACTCGTGCCCGCGGACGTGCTCGTTCAGCTCAGCCCCGAGTTGGCCCTGTGGATCCGGCAGCTGCTGTCCGTGGAGCCCTCAGCCCGAGGAACTCCGGCGGAGTTGGTCAGGGGCCTGGAGCGGTCGGCGAACACCGAGGGCGCCAAAGCGGACAAGCCCATCGGCCCGATCAGGGCTCACTCCGCCCCCAGAAAAGCAATTCCCCAGCAAAAGCCTCCACCTCCCATGCCGAGCCGTGCGCTCCGTTGGAAGGTGTGGTTCGGCGCCACGGCCTTGACCCTTGTGTTGGTCGCTGGAGGGGGAGGACTGCTCCATGCGCAGATGGAACAATCTTCTTCCTCCGGCCAGCCCCCCACTCTCATGCAGCAGTTCCCCACCGTGCATGCAGAGACTTCAGGGCTCGGAGAACTTGAGCTCCCGGAACCTCTAAATCCATCCGAGCCCATGCCTCCACACGAGGGGATTAACGCCCCCATCCCCGATGGTCCCCTCCAAGGCCAGCGCACGCCTCCGTGCAGGAAACCCCTGGTCGAGATCAACGGTGGCTGCTGGAGCCTCGTAGGCAATGAAACGCCTCCCTGCTCCGACATCACCTATGAGTGGCGGAAGCAGTGCTACCTGCCCTTCATGGCTCCCTCGCGGCCCTTGAACACGAGAGAAAAGTAG
- the ruvA gene encoding Holliday junction branch migration protein RuvA — protein sequence MIAALRGTLQEKGLDESIIDVGGVGYRVFFSTLTMGKLPAEGQPVQVRVRTVVREDAFELFGFLTRGEEEMFLLLTSVSHVGPRLALTVLSGMEVPELVVAIAKEEVARLTKIHGIGKKTAERLVLELKEKVKTLHLEAVAKGAVTPPPAAGPMADLVSALLNLGYKAPQAEKAAEMAGERLGPEAAFQALFREALKVLRSGA from the coding sequence ATGATCGCGGCACTGCGCGGAACCCTGCAGGAGAAGGGCCTCGACGAGTCCATCATCGACGTGGGAGGGGTGGGCTACCGTGTCTTCTTCTCCACGCTGACGATGGGGAAGCTGCCCGCGGAGGGCCAGCCCGTCCAGGTGCGCGTGCGCACGGTGGTGCGCGAGGACGCCTTCGAGCTGTTTGGCTTCCTCACTCGAGGCGAGGAGGAGATGTTCCTGCTGCTCACCTCGGTGTCGCACGTGGGGCCGCGGCTGGCGCTCACCGTGCTGTCCGGGATGGAGGTGCCGGAGCTGGTGGTGGCCATCGCCAAGGAAGAGGTGGCGCGGCTCACCAAGATTCACGGCATCGGCAAGAAGACGGCCGAGCGGCTCGTGCTGGAGCTCAAGGAGAAGGTGAAGACGCTCCACCTGGAGGCCGTGGCCAAGGGCGCGGTGACGCCGCCTCCGGCCGCGGGGCCCATGGCGGACCTGGTCTCGGCGCTGCTGAACCTGGGCTACAAGGCGCCGCAGGCGGAGAAGGCCGCGGAGATGGCCGGAGAGCGGCTGGGGCCCGAGGCCGCCTTCCAGGCGCTGTTCCGCGAGGCCCTCAAGGTGTTGCGCTCGGGGGCCTGA
- a CDS encoding YebC/PmpR family DNA-binding transcriptional regulator gives MSGHNRWSKIKRQKAAMGATKGKLYSKVIKELTVAARLGGGDPTGNARLRVAIAAAREANMPKDSIERAIKKGTGELEGESYEEVMYEGYGPGGVAVLVECLTDNRNRTAGDVRILFNKGGGNLGAEGAVGWMFQKKGVIAVKPGPSEDQVMEKAIEAGAEDVINQGTDGFEVRTAPVDLHTVANSLESAGLKLGEQRWSFFPQNTVKLEGENAKKMLKLMDALEDNDDVQNVHANFEIDEALMDALQG, from the coding sequence ATGTCCGGTCATAACCGATGGTCCAAGATCAAGCGCCAGAAGGCCGCCATGGGCGCGACCAAGGGCAAGCTGTACAGCAAGGTCATCAAGGAGCTCACCGTCGCGGCCCGCCTGGGCGGCGGGGATCCCACCGGTAACGCCCGCCTGCGCGTCGCCATCGCCGCGGCGCGCGAGGCGAACATGCCCAAGGACTCCATCGAGCGCGCCATCAAGAAGGGCACCGGCGAGCTGGAGGGCGAGAGCTACGAAGAGGTGATGTACGAGGGCTATGGCCCCGGCGGCGTGGCTGTCCTGGTCGAGTGCCTCACGGACAACCGCAACCGCACCGCGGGAGACGTGCGGATCCTCTTCAACAAGGGTGGAGGCAACCTCGGCGCCGAGGGCGCGGTCGGCTGGATGTTCCAGAAGAAGGGCGTCATCGCCGTGAAGCCGGGCCCCTCCGAGGACCAGGTGATGGAGAAGGCCATCGAGGCCGGCGCCGAGGACGTCATCAACCAGGGAACGGACGGCTTCGAGGTGCGCACGGCGCCTGTGGACCTGCACACGGTGGCCAACAGCCTGGAGTCGGCGGGGCTCAAGCTGGGCGAGCAGAGGTGGAGCTTCTTCCCGCAGAACACGGTGAAGCTCGAGGGCGAGAACGCCAAGAAGATGCTCAAGCTGATGGACGCGCTGGAGGACAACGACGACGTCCAGAACGTCCACGCCAACTTCGAGATCGACGAGGCGTTGATGGACGCGTTACAAGGCTGA
- the ileS gene encoding isoleucine--tRNA ligase: protein MAQPLFATVPNEIDFPADERRILAFWKERRIFEQTLEGRDAAPPFIFYEGPPTANGLPHNGHVLTRVIKDLFPRYKTMRGFRVPRKAGWDTHGLPVEVEVEKELRIHGKAEIERYGVEPFTQRCIESVFRYTNEWERLTERIGFWVDLPDAYVTYHRSYVESVWWALAELFRKGLLYQGHKIVWWWPQGGTALSSGEVGMGYRTVDDPSAYVAFPLRGQPDTALLIWTTTPWTLPSNMYAAVNPSVDYVTVDAGDRKLIIAAALREELAKKLKKDLPILETQKGSELVGRRYFPPYDVYFQRAGSTELPLKAGGSDSPAWRVIAADFVTLTSGTGIVHIAPAFGEDDYNAFRQERTRFTQPDALEMFCAIRSDGTFSDDFPGIAGKFVKDADKDISRALKERGLLVLMEQYKHEYPFCWRADDDPLIQFARPAWYIRTTQVKDQAIANNRAVNWVPEHIKEGRFGDFLANNVDWALSRERYWGTALPLWIHSETGEVEAIPSLQALREKPGSNLAAVEAELKAFLAQKPGATTAEHLIVHKPWIDKVTYEKPGTPGRFTRVPEVIDVWFDSGCMPFAQWGFPHAQGSREKFTQAFPADFISEAIDQTRGWFYSLLMISTLVFDEETQKRENILPSHGWPHPYKSCIVLGHVSDKEGKKESKSKGNYTPPEIILDEVRMDFAVLDDKAAGVNGVAGEALIAREDLEGLDMQEGVKVQVFRPDQPGTALTLTVKAHKKLKRRVLLLAKKDLEALSVAPSAKGADVMPVEVPRLAPSERVVLKDPASKAPGADAFRWFFYAASPTWSNTRHSLSNVRLLQKDFQVKLRNVYSFFTIYANIDGFSPATGNPDASEAPWLAIRKSQGWREPKVRTVLDKWILSEVQLALRDTARHLDGYHVYEAAQRLVALVDALSNWYLRRSRDRFWAPGLEQDKLDAYYTLYEALTAIASMSAPFIPFFAEEMWLNLVRRPWPHSQPESVHLGRFPDADERLIDEGLAAEMGAVRELVSLGLKVRTDNRLKVRQPLSRVDVILARSELKERVAVYKELIADELNVHEVHFLEAGQETDVVRYKVRPNLRAVGSRLGPKLAPVRKAFDSADGRILQRELSLKGMVSITVDGERMAFPAEELEVLVEANPGFAAAGASVGVVVLYTELTEALVDEGLVRELLARVQAARKDMALGYTDRIRLWVDGDARVLRVTQASKEFISRETLASELNVGPEGLTGKEEEFNLNGLPTRIRVERA, encoded by the coding sequence ATGGCCCAGCCCCTTTTCGCTACGGTCCCCAACGAGATCGACTTCCCCGCCGACGAGCGCCGCATCCTCGCCTTCTGGAAGGAACGCCGAATCTTCGAGCAGACGCTCGAGGGCCGGGACGCTGCCCCTCCCTTCATCTTCTACGAGGGCCCGCCCACCGCCAACGGCCTCCCCCACAACGGTCACGTCCTCACCCGCGTCATCAAGGACCTCTTCCCTCGCTACAAGACCATGCGCGGCTTCCGCGTCCCCCGCAAAGCCGGCTGGGACACCCACGGCCTCCCCGTCGAGGTGGAAGTCGAGAAGGAGCTCCGCATCCACGGTAAGGCGGAGATTGAGCGCTACGGCGTCGAGCCCTTCACCCAGCGCTGCATCGAGTCCGTCTTCCGCTACACCAATGAGTGGGAGCGCCTCACCGAGCGCATCGGCTTCTGGGTCGACCTCCCCGACGCTTACGTCACCTACCACCGCTCCTACGTCGAGAGCGTCTGGTGGGCCCTCGCCGAGCTGTTCCGCAAGGGCCTCCTCTACCAGGGCCACAAAATCGTCTGGTGGTGGCCCCAGGGCGGAACCGCCCTCAGCTCCGGCGAAGTCGGCATGGGCTATCGCACCGTCGATGACCCCAGCGCCTACGTCGCCTTCCCCCTGAGAGGCCAGCCCGACACGGCGCTCCTCATCTGGACCACCACCCCCTGGACACTCCCGTCCAACATGTACGCCGCCGTGAACCCCTCGGTGGACTACGTCACCGTGGACGCCGGCGACCGCAAGCTCATCATCGCCGCAGCCCTCCGCGAGGAGCTCGCCAAGAAGCTCAAGAAGGACCTGCCCATCCTGGAGACCCAGAAGGGCAGCGAGCTCGTCGGCCGCCGCTACTTCCCGCCCTATGACGTCTACTTCCAGCGCGCCGGCTCCACCGAGCTGCCCCTGAAGGCCGGAGGCTCGGACTCGCCCGCCTGGCGCGTCATCGCCGCCGACTTCGTCACCCTCACCAGCGGCACCGGCATCGTCCACATCGCCCCCGCCTTCGGCGAGGACGACTACAACGCCTTCCGCCAGGAGCGCACCCGCTTCACCCAGCCCGACGCCCTCGAGATGTTCTGCGCCATCCGCTCGGATGGCACCTTCTCCGACGACTTCCCCGGCATTGCCGGCAAGTTCGTCAAGGACGCCGACAAGGACATCTCCCGCGCCCTCAAGGAGCGCGGCTTGCTGGTGCTCATGGAGCAGTACAAGCACGAGTACCCGTTCTGCTGGCGCGCCGATGACGACCCGCTCATCCAGTTCGCCCGCCCCGCCTGGTACATCCGCACCACCCAGGTGAAGGACCAGGCCATCGCCAACAACCGCGCCGTCAACTGGGTCCCCGAGCACATCAAGGAAGGCCGCTTCGGCGACTTCCTCGCCAACAACGTGGACTGGGCCCTCTCCCGCGAGCGCTACTGGGGCACCGCGCTCCCCCTGTGGATCCACTCGGAGACGGGCGAGGTGGAGGCCATCCCCTCGCTCCAGGCCCTGCGCGAGAAGCCCGGCAGCAACCTCGCCGCCGTCGAGGCCGAGCTCAAGGCCTTCCTCGCCCAGAAGCCCGGTGCCACCACCGCCGAGCACCTCATCGTCCACAAGCCGTGGATCGACAAGGTCACCTACGAGAAGCCCGGCACCCCCGGCCGCTTCACCCGCGTGCCCGAAGTCATCGACGTGTGGTTCGACTCGGGCTGCATGCCCTTCGCCCAGTGGGGTTTCCCCCACGCCCAGGGCTCGCGCGAGAAGTTCACCCAGGCCTTCCCCGCTGACTTCATCTCCGAGGCCATCGACCAGACGCGCGGCTGGTTCTACTCGCTGCTGATGATCAGCACGCTCGTCTTCGATGAGGAGACGCAGAAGCGAGAGAACATCCTCCCGTCCCACGGCTGGCCGCACCCGTACAAGAGCTGCATCGTGCTCGGCCACGTCTCCGACAAGGAGGGCAAGAAGGAGTCCAAGTCCAAGGGCAACTACACCCCGCCCGAGATCATCCTCGATGAAGTCCGCATGGACTTCGCCGTGCTGGATGACAAGGCCGCCGGCGTCAACGGCGTGGCCGGCGAGGCGCTCATCGCCCGCGAGGACCTCGAGGGCCTCGACATGCAGGAGGGCGTCAAGGTCCAGGTGTTCCGCCCGGATCAACCCGGCACCGCCCTCACGCTCACGGTGAAGGCCCACAAGAAGCTCAAGCGGCGCGTGCTGCTGCTGGCGAAGAAGGACCTGGAGGCGCTGAGCGTGGCGCCCTCGGCCAAGGGCGCGGATGTCATGCCCGTGGAGGTGCCCCGCCTGGCTCCCTCCGAGCGCGTGGTGCTCAAGGACCCCGCCTCCAAGGCCCCCGGCGCGGACGCCTTCCGCTGGTTCTTCTACGCGGCCAGCCCCACCTGGTCCAACACGCGCCACTCGCTGAGCAACGTGCGCCTGTTGCAGAAGGACTTCCAGGTCAAGCTGCGCAACGTCTACTCGTTCTTCACCATCTACGCGAACATCGACGGGTTCTCGCCCGCCACCGGCAACCCGGACGCCTCCGAGGCCCCGTGGCTCGCCATCCGCAAGAGCCAGGGCTGGCGCGAGCCCAAGGTCCGCACGGTGTTGGACAAGTGGATCCTCTCCGAAGTGCAGCTCGCCCTGCGCGACACGGCCCGCCACCTGGACGGCTACCACGTCTATGAGGCGGCCCAGCGGCTGGTGGCGCTCGTGGACGCGCTCTCCAACTGGTACCTGCGCCGCAGCCGCGACCGCTTCTGGGCTCCCGGCCTGGAGCAGGACAAGCTCGACGCGTACTACACGCTGTACGAGGCGCTCACCGCCATCGCCTCCATGTCCGCGCCCTTCATCCCCTTCTTCGCCGAGGAGATGTGGCTCAACCTGGTGCGCCGCCCCTGGCCGCACTCCCAGCCGGAGAGCGTCCACCTGGGCCGCTTCCCCGACGCCGACGAGCGCCTCATCGACGAGGGGCTCGCCGCGGAGATGGGCGCGGTGCGCGAGCTGGTGTCCCTGGGCCTCAAGGTCCGCACCGACAACCGCCTCAAGGTCCGCCAGCCCCTGTCCCGCGTGGACGTCATCCTCGCGCGCTCGGAGCTGAAGGAGCGCGTGGCCGTCTACAAGGAACTCATCGCCGACGAGCTGAACGTCCACGAGGTGCACTTCCTCGAGGCCGGCCAGGAGACGGACGTGGTCCGCTACAAGGTCCGCCCCAACCTGCGCGCGGTGGGCAGCCGGCTCGGGCCCAAGCTGGCGCCGGTGCGCAAGGCGTTCGACTCGGCGGATGGCCGCATCCTCCAGCGCGAGCTGTCCCTCAAGGGCATGGTCTCCATCACCGTGGACGGCGAGCGCATGGCGTTCCCCGCCGAGGAGCTGGAGGTGCTCGTGGAGGCCAACCCCGGCTTCGCCGCCGCAGGCGCGAGCGTGGGCGTGGTGGTGCTCTACACCGAGCTGACCGAGGCGCTGGTGGACGAGGGCCTCGTGCGCGAGCTGCTCGCCCGCGTGCAGGCGGCGCGCAAGGACATGGCGCTGGGCTATACGGACCGCATCCGCCTCTGGGTGGACGGCGACGCGCGGGTGCTCCGGGTGACGCAGGCCTCCAAGGAGTTCATCTCCCGCGAGACGCTCGCCTCCGAGCTGAACGTGGGCCCCGAGGGCCTCACCGGCAAGGAGGAGGAGTTCAACCTCAACGGCCTGCCCACGCGCATCCGCGTCGAGCGCGCCTGA
- the ruvC gene encoding crossover junction endodeoxyribonuclease RuvC, whose translation MRVLGVDPGSRFMGYGVVEERRGRLTHVAHGVIKVDPNAPLHERLMVLHAELTGALRHLKPEAVAVEGVFTFRNARSALVLGHARGVALLAAAQAGLPVYEYPPAKVKRSVGAGGADGKDAIARMVCSLLRLDEIERADASDALAVALCHLNQGRAAGLLAGSSRGARAKGRKGAAALLADRLSPSYRRPEAR comes from the coding sequence GTGCGCGTCCTAGGGGTCGATCCTGGCAGCCGCTTCATGGGCTATGGCGTGGTGGAGGAGCGGCGGGGCCGGCTCACCCATGTGGCCCATGGGGTCATCAAGGTGGACCCCAACGCCCCACTGCACGAGCGGCTGATGGTGCTGCACGCCGAGCTGACGGGCGCGCTGCGCCACCTCAAGCCCGAGGCGGTGGCGGTGGAGGGTGTCTTCACCTTCCGCAACGCACGCAGCGCCCTGGTGCTGGGGCACGCGCGAGGCGTGGCGCTGCTGGCGGCGGCCCAGGCGGGGCTGCCCGTGTACGAGTACCCGCCGGCGAAGGTGAAGCGCTCGGTGGGCGCGGGCGGCGCGGACGGCAAGGACGCCATTGCTCGCATGGTTTGCTCCCTGCTGAGGCTCGACGAGATTGAGCGGGCGGATGCCAGCGACGCCCTCGCGGTGGCGCTGTGCCACTTGAACCAGGGCCGGGCCGCGGGCCTGCTCGCGGGCAGCTCTCGCGGGGCTCGCGCCAAGGGCCGCAAGGGCGCGGCGGCGCTCCTCGCGGATCGGCTGAGCCCGTCCTACCGGCGCCCGGAGGCGCGATGA